In Massilistercora timonensis, the following are encoded in one genomic region:
- a CDS encoding helix-turn-helix domain-containing protein: MSFDELLFRAKAGDMDAKAEIFAMYRPLLIKYSLVNRRFDEDLYQELAVELMKCIRYFRDVE, encoded by the coding sequence ATGAGCTTTGATGAATTATTATTTCGGGCAAAAGCTGGGGACATGGATGCGAAGGCAGAAATCTTTGCAATGTACAGGCCGCTGTTGATTAAGTATTCATTGGTGAACAGAAGATTTGATGAAGATCTGTACCAGGAGCTGGCAGTGGAGCTGATGAAGTGCATCCGGTATTTCCGGGATGTGGAGTAA
- a CDS encoding ParM/StbA family protein, which translates to MIKKLTIPVDHGNRNMKTTHFLFTTGLSSTDRKPAGREDFLQTDGKFYVLSDKRIPYQRDKTQDERFSILTRFAIAKELERTGQVTEEDVVQVSLPIGVPPKHYAELAERYREYFLGDGKMQDLVYNGKTYHICIQDVAVYPQAYAAMMTEGEKIRQIPKAVGIDIGGFTSDFLLMRSGSPCLDYCDSMEKGVITMYNDIISSVNGDHDMLLEETDIDSILEGKTEYYPEMVVHTVEEMARNFVTDLLSSVRERSIDTKTTYTIFIGGGAILLRRFLESSKRLSKYQFIDDIFANAKGYGILYRSSLAGK; encoded by the coding sequence ATGATAAAAAAACTGACCATCCCCGTGGATCACGGGAACCGGAACATGAAGACCACCCATTTTCTTTTCACTACGGGGCTCTCATCCACTGACCGTAAGCCTGCGGGACGGGAGGATTTCCTTCAGACTGACGGGAAGTTTTATGTTTTGAGTGACAAGCGGATCCCGTATCAGAGGGACAAGACGCAGGATGAGCGTTTTTCCATCCTGACGAGGTTTGCTATTGCAAAGGAACTGGAGCGTACCGGCCAGGTAACGGAAGAAGATGTAGTGCAGGTATCGCTGCCTATCGGTGTACCGCCCAAGCATTACGCAGAGCTGGCGGAGCGGTATCGGGAGTATTTCCTGGGAGACGGAAAGATGCAGGATCTGGTGTATAACGGAAAAACCTATCATATCTGCATCCAGGACGTTGCCGTATATCCCCAGGCGTATGCCGCCATGATGACAGAGGGAGAAAAAATCCGGCAGATCCCCAAGGCCGTAGGGATTGATATTGGCGGATTTACTTCAGATTTTCTGCTGATGCGGAGCGGAAGCCCATGCCTGGACTACTGTGATTCCATGGAAAAGGGTGTCATCACCATGTATAACGACATCATTTCCAGTGTCAACGGGGATCACGATATGCTGCTGGAGGAAACCGACATTGACAGTATCCTGGAAGGAAAGACGGAATACTATCCGGAAATGGTGGTACATACGGTGGAGGAAATGGCCCGGAATTTTGTGACCGACCTGCTCAGCAGTGTCCGGGAACGGAGCATCGACACGAAAACTACCTATACCATATTCATCGGAGGCGGAGCCATCTTACTCCGGCGGTTCCTGGAAAGTTCCAAGCGACTGAGCAAGTATCAGTTCATTGATGATATTTTTGCAAATGCGAAAGGGTACGGCATCCTGTACCGCAGTTCTTTAGCAGGGAAGTGA
- a CDS encoding MptD family putative ECF transporter S component produces the protein MKSKSNKLQAKDLINVGIFTAIYFVIFFAGMMLGYIPIFIPLLGLVCPILCGIPFMLYLTKVKKFGMVSLTGIILGLLNLVMGSGVLVLIFGIIFGVLGDVILRTGKYQSWKCTLLGNGVFSLWIMGYVSRMFLTRDTFFASLVSSYGQEYVDTLMSYTPGWMYPVLFVVTFIGGILGALLGKAVLKKHFEKAGIA, from the coding sequence ATGAAATCGAAAAGCAACAAATTGCAGGCAAAAGACCTAATCAATGTAGGCATTTTCACCGCCATCTATTTTGTCATTTTCTTTGCCGGTATGATGCTGGGATATATCCCTATCTTTATCCCACTGCTTGGACTGGTGTGCCCCATCCTGTGCGGTATTCCCTTTATGCTGTACTTAACAAAGGTCAAGAAGTTTGGCATGGTATCCCTGACCGGCATTATCCTTGGCTTGCTGAATTTAGTCATGGGTAGTGGTGTGCTGGTCCTGATTTTTGGTATCATCTTTGGTGTCCTGGGCGATGTAATTTTGCGCACCGGAAAATATCAAAGCTGGAAATGCACGCTTCTTGGTAACGGAGTGTTTTCCCTTTGGATTATGGGCTATGTGAGCCGGATGTTTTTGACCCGTGACACCTTCTTCGCTTCACTTGTAAGCAGCTACGGACAGGAATATGTAGATACACTCATGTCCTATACCCCTGGCTGGATGTATCCAGTTCTGTTTGTTGTCACATTTATCGGCGGCATTTTGGGAGCGCTTCTTGGCAAGGCCGTGTTGAAGAAGCATTTTGAAAAGGCGGGGATTGCCTGA
- a CDS encoding metal-dependent transcriptional regulator: MKIHESGEDYLEAIFVLQQKKGMVRSVDVAQHLGVKKPSVCNAVSILEQCGFLVKDEDHFLHLTEKGRKTAETIYERHCYFKNWLIEAGVEDATAEQEACRIEHDISEQSFQKLKRWKELGHSEETNGD, translated from the coding sequence ATGAAAATTCATGAATCCGGAGAAGATTATCTGGAGGCTATCTTTGTTCTGCAGCAGAAAAAAGGAATGGTGCGCTCTGTTGATGTGGCGCAGCATCTGGGTGTGAAAAAGCCCAGTGTTTGTAATGCGGTTTCTATTTTGGAGCAATGCGGCTTCTTGGTTAAAGATGAGGACCATTTCCTTCACTTAACTGAGAAGGGCCGTAAGACGGCTGAGACAATCTATGAACGGCACTGCTATTTTAAAAACTGGCTGATCGAGGCAGGTGTGGAGGATGCCACAGCGGAACAGGAAGCCTGCAGGATCGAGCATGACATCAGTGAGCAGAGCTTCCAGAAACTGAAGAGATGGAAGGAGCTGGGACACTCTGAAGAGACAAATGGTGATTGA
- a CDS encoding AraC family transcriptional regulator codes for MNRSDLFFSQQNMNLLCRDESCSVYQMKNETGDGTATYYEVYPGIGVMYNDFHMASCPPRRFDNTHNISIHHCREGRIEWEVSNGAYLYLASGDIMLDSSVTENNHCSFPVSHYHGITITISVPEAVEGLGNLLPLFSIDLEQIEQQFALKTRPFIMHGNSVPDHVISELYQVPDNIRLEYLRVKILELLVTLKTVDPTVLGVERPYFYKTQVEKVKAIMSFMTNEPERHFTMEELSEKFDISTSALKQCFKGVYGTAIYTYMRNYRMDLAASLLTQTDEPITVIAGKVGYTNTSKFSEAFKKVKGKTPLEYRKIKI; via the coding sequence TTGAATAGAAGCGACCTTTTTTTCTCACAGCAAAATATGAATTTGCTCTGCCGGGATGAATCCTGCTCGGTCTACCAAATGAAAAATGAAACAGGAGACGGAACTGCAACCTATTATGAAGTATATCCCGGAATAGGTGTCATGTATAATGATTTTCATATGGCCAGCTGCCCGCCAAGGCGCTTTGACAACACTCACAATATCTCCATTCATCATTGCAGAGAGGGCCGCATTGAGTGGGAGGTCAGCAACGGCGCTTATCTTTATCTTGCGTCCGGGGATATTATGCTGGATAGTTCGGTTACTGAAAACAATCATTGCAGCTTTCCCGTAAGCCATTACCACGGGATCACAATTACGATTTCTGTTCCCGAAGCGGTAGAGGGATTGGGTAATCTTCTGCCCCTGTTTTCCATTGACTTGGAACAGATCGAGCAACAATTTGCCCTGAAAACACGACCTTTTATCATGCATGGAAACTCTGTACCCGATCATGTGATTTCGGAGTTGTACCAGGTGCCGGATAATATCCGCCTTGAATATCTCAGGGTAAAAATTTTAGAGTTATTGGTTACGCTCAAGACGGTAGACCCTACGGTTTTAGGCGTGGAGCGTCCCTACTTTTATAAGACGCAGGTGGAGAAAGTCAAGGCGATCATGTCGTTTATGACAAATGAGCCGGAGCGCCATTTCACGATGGAGGAACTTTCTGAAAAGTTTGATATTTCTACTTCTGCCTTAAAGCAGTGTTTTAAGGGCGTGTATGGCACCGCCATTTATACTTATATGCGGAATTACCGCATGGACTTGGCTGCTTCACTTTTGACACAGACAGATGAACCGATTACGGTGATTGCCGGAAAAGTTGGCTATACGAACACCAGCAAGTTTTCCGAAGCGTTCAAGAAGGTAAAGGGAAAAACGCCGCTGGAATATCGAAAAATAAAAATCTAA
- a CDS encoding DUF5348 domain-containing protein — protein sequence MVKKKGVLCYDRESGRYDIYFGNGSYYGGLHCGDCFDVEMNGDWVPVRIEMDDDWYLVGVPKIRLDGLTVRADRYE from the coding sequence ATGGTAAAGAAAAAAGGCGTTTTATGCTATGACCGGGAATCCGGGAGGTATGACATCTACTTTGGAAACGGCAGCTATTACGGCGGCCTGCATTGCGGGGACTGCTTTGATGTAGAAATGAATGGAGACTGGGTGCCGGTCCGGATTGAAATGGATGATGACTGGTATCTTGTGGGAGTTCCGAAGATCCGGTTGGACGGCCTGACAGTCCGGGCGGATCGGTACGAGTGA
- a CDS encoding ABC transporter ATP-binding protein yields the protein MFRIVNRLIQWTGKYKRRIYIGFVYAFIHSIFTAIPIMLAANGLSAVLDDFNGVKPLEGRDIWIMLGAMILAVLGRYLFSYLRAITQESVGYEATADERIRLGDILKRVSLGFFSKNNMGELSAAATTDLSFMEMFAMNMVNTVVNGYITVIVLILFLAFYSPLAGGIALAGVLLSALFLHLLEARSHQNAPIHQKAQDDMVESSIEYLRGMQVVKAFKQEGVSIAGIRKAYNDSKKINIKIEVEYMPFNCLHLFSLKAASIAIVAVAALLTYNSSMELPTMLMLDMFSFMIFGSVEAMNNAAHVLEVIDATLDKLDGIEHADIIDKDGKDISLQNTDIAFRDVTFSYDKVSVLRNISFSIPQGSTTAIVGPSGSGKTTICNLIARFYDVDSGEVTVGGEDVRNMTCDSLLRNISMVFQKVYLFHDTIENNIRFGNPSATKEEIIEAAKKARCHDFIMALPDGYETVIGEGGSTLSGGEKQRISIARAILKNANIVILDEATASIDPENEHLIQQAISELTIGKTVIVIAHRLATIEHADQILVVDKGQVVQRGTHQQLVQQEGLYRRFITIREQTEGWSIA from the coding sequence ATGTTTCGGATTGTAAATCGACTGATTCAATGGACAGGGAAATATAAACGGCGTATTTACATCGGTTTTGTCTACGCTTTCATTCACAGCATTTTTACCGCAATCCCTATTATGTTGGCGGCGAATGGATTAAGTGCTGTTCTGGATGACTTCAATGGCGTTAAGCCATTGGAGGGGCGGGACATCTGGATCATGCTGGGGGCCATGATTTTAGCTGTATTGGGCCGATACCTGTTCTCATATCTTCGAGCCATCACGCAGGAAAGTGTCGGTTATGAAGCAACCGCTGACGAGAGAATACGGCTGGGAGATATTTTGAAACGGGTGTCGCTGGGCTTTTTCAGTAAGAACAATATGGGCGAACTGTCCGCAGCGGCTACAACCGACCTCTCGTTTATGGAAATGTTCGCCATGAATATGGTCAACACTGTTGTGAATGGCTATATCACCGTTATCGTCCTGATATTGTTCCTTGCATTTTATAGTCCTCTGGCGGGAGGAATTGCTTTGGCTGGTGTCCTTCTGTCTGCCCTATTCCTCCATCTGTTGGAGGCACGCAGCCACCAAAATGCGCCTATCCATCAAAAGGCACAGGACGATATGGTGGAAAGTTCTATCGAGTATCTGCGAGGGATGCAGGTGGTGAAAGCCTTTAAGCAGGAAGGCGTATCTATTGCCGGTATCCGCAAAGCATACAACGACAGCAAGAAAATCAACATCAAAATTGAAGTGGAATATATGCCCTTCAACTGCCTGCACCTGTTTTCTCTGAAAGCCGCCTCCATTGCCATTGTAGCTGTGGCCGCCCTGCTGACCTATAACAGCAGTATGGAACTTCCTACCATGCTCATGCTGGATATGTTTTCCTTTATGATTTTCGGAAGTGTTGAGGCCATGAACAACGCCGCCCATGTATTGGAGGTCATTGATGCTACGCTGGATAAACTGGACGGCATTGAACACGCCGACATTATAGACAAAGACGGGAAAGATATTTCTTTGCAGAACACAGACATTGCTTTCCGTGATGTGACATTCTCCTACGATAAAGTTTCTGTTTTGCGGAATATCAGCTTTTCCATCCCCCAGGGCAGCACTACGGCCATTGTAGGGCCATCTGGTAGCGGCAAGACCACGATTTGCAACCTGATTGCTCGTTTCTATGATGTGGACAGCGGCGAGGTCACAGTTGGCGGTGAGGATGTGCGAAACATGACCTGTGACAGTTTGCTCCGCAATATCTCGATGGTCTTTCAAAAGGTCTATTTGTTCCACGATACCATTGAAAACAACATCCGTTTCGGCAATCCAAGTGCAACGAAGGAAGAAATTATAGAGGCGGCGAAAAAGGCTCGGTGCCATGACTTCATTATGGCTCTTCCCGATGGATATGAAACGGTGATCGGCGAGGGCGGCTCTACGCTGTCTGGCGGAGAAAAACAGCGCATTTCCATTGCCCGCGCCATTTTGAAAAATGCCAACATTGTCATTCTTGATGAGGCAACAGCAAGTATTGATCCAGAAAATGAGCATCTGATCCAGCAGGCAATCAGTGAATTGACTATTGGAAAAACGGTTATCGTTATCGCCCATCGTCTGGCAACGATTGAACACGCTGACCAGATTTTAGTGGTGGATAAAGGACAGGTCGTTCAGAGAGGAACACATCAGCAACTTGTTCAGCAGGAAGGACTTTATCGCCGTTTCATTACAATCCGTGAGCAGACAGAGGGTTGGAGCATTGCATAA
- a CDS encoding sigma factor-like helix-turn-helix DNA-binding protein — protein sequence MNEKHTYTGDRTKNHFTAYLLEFIKGRRSSYLDKKIRTEKNAFLMEEIAEIEERITFEEIREIQEREEILLKESAGEFPEWDKLSNEKLVKSLLMISDTERELIYLHVFEEYTFKKIGQMTGRTTQRCKDIYFYAIRKIRKRLEDK from the coding sequence ATGAATGAAAAACATACTTATACAGGAGATCGGACAAAGAACCATTTTACAGCATATTTACTGGAGTTTATCAAAGGGCGCAGGAGCAGTTACCTGGACAAAAAGATACGTACAGAGAAGAACGCCTTCTTGATGGAGGAAATTGCGGAGATTGAAGAACGGATCACTTTTGAGGAGATAAGGGAGATCCAGGAGCGGGAAGAGATTTTGCTCAAAGAGTCTGCAGGTGAGTTCCCGGAGTGGGATAAACTCTCAAATGAGAAACTTGTAAAATCGCTGCTGATGATCAGTGATACAGAACGGGAGCTGATCTATCTCCATGTATTTGAGGAGTATACATTTAAGAAGATTGGCCAGATGACCGGAAGGACAACACAGCGATGCAAGGATATCTATTTCTATGCAATCCGCAAAATACGCAAAAGATTGGAGGATAAATAA
- a CDS encoding energy-coupling factor ABC transporter ATP-binding protein gives MIELRNINFRYAGGTDAGGLVNIDLIIPDGQIILLCGQSGCGKTTLTRLVNGLIPNYYEGELSGEVLLDGKNISRLPLYETAKYVGSVFQNPRTQFFTVDSTSELAFGCENQGLPEEEIIQRVKSTAEQFDMDNLLGKNIFSLSGGEKQKIACASVSASNPSIIVLDEPSSNLDMSATKDLRRMIQIWKQQGKTVIIAEHRLYYLKELIDRVVYLKDGKIEKDYSALDALKLSVTQQAEMGLRPFDLGAFPVTAHPVASSGSIECENFHFAYTKQRDALDIDSLSLPQAGVIAVIGHNGAGKSTLARCLCGLEKHCKGIVKVDGKPYNRKQRLSLCYMVMQDVNHQLFTESTEEEMLISMAEPAPDKADAVLDRLDLLQFKERHPMALSGGQKQRVAIATALVSERKILVLDEPTSGLDLQHMKEVADELVTIQKMGKTSLVITHDYELIVSCCTHVLHLEHGMVQEQYALDAAGLQRLQKFFIDSR, from the coding sequence ATGATTGAACTTCGCAATATCAATTTTCGATATGCCGGGGGAACGGATGCCGGTGGGCTTGTAAACATTGACTTAATCATCCCGGACGGGCAAATTATCCTTTTGTGTGGGCAATCCGGCTGCGGAAAAACAACCCTGACCCGGTTGGTGAATGGGCTGATCCCGAATTATTATGAGGGCGAGTTAAGCGGCGAAGTCCTGCTGGATGGCAAGAACATCAGCAGACTTCCACTCTATGAAACAGCGAAATATGTGGGGAGCGTTTTTCAAAATCCCCGCACGCAGTTTTTTACGGTGGACTCCACCAGCGAACTGGCTTTTGGATGCGAAAATCAGGGCTTGCCTGAAGAAGAAATCATTCAGCGGGTGAAATCAACTGCGGAGCAGTTTGATATGGACAATCTGCTGGGGAAAAATATCTTTTCTCTTTCCGGCGGAGAAAAGCAGAAAATTGCTTGTGCCTCTGTGTCGGCCAGTAATCCGTCCATCATCGTGCTGGACGAACCATCTTCTAATCTGGATATGTCAGCCACAAAAGATCTACGCCGGATGATCCAGATTTGGAAACAGCAAGGGAAAACAGTTATTATTGCGGAACATCGGCTCTATTATCTGAAAGAGTTGATAGACCGTGTTGTGTATCTAAAAGATGGGAAAATTGAAAAAGATTACTCGGCTCTGGATGCACTTAAACTGTCCGTGACGCAACAGGCAGAAATGGGGCTGCGGCCTTTTGATCTGGGGGCGTTCCCTGTGACAGCACATCCTGTTGCAAGCAGTGGTTCTATCGAATGTGAGAATTTTCATTTTGCTTATACAAAGCAGAGGGATGCGCTGGATATTGACAGTCTTTCGCTGCCACAGGCGGGCGTGATTGCAGTAATCGGCCATAACGGAGCGGGAAAATCCACTCTGGCCCGCTGCCTCTGTGGTCTGGAGAAACACTGCAAGGGCATTGTGAAAGTGGACGGGAAGCCGTATAATAGAAAACAAAGGCTGTCTCTGTGCTATATGGTCATGCAGGATGTCAACCATCAGCTGTTTACGGAAAGCACAGAGGAAGAAATGCTCATCAGTATGGCGGAGCCAGCTCCCGACAAGGCGGATGCGGTTCTTGACAGATTGGATTTGTTGCAGTTTAAGGAGCGACACCCGATGGCGCTCTCCGGCGGTCAGAAGCAGCGGGTGGCGATTGCTACCGCTCTTGTTTCCGAGCGTAAGATTTTAGTACTGGATGAACCTACCAGCGGTCTGGATTTACAGCACATGAAAGAAGTGGCTGATGAACTTGTGACGATACAGAAAATGGGAAAGACATCTCTTGTCATCACCCATGATTATGAGCTGATCGTCAGTTGTTGTACTCATGTTCTGCATTTGGAGCATGGTATGGTACAGGAACAATATGCGTTAGATGCCGCAGGGCTTCAGCGCCTCCAAAAATTTTTCATAGATTCGAGGTGA
- a CDS encoding energy-coupling factor transporter transmembrane component T, producing the protein MDAAVTTLKFESKAVIPTDPRTKLFLTVTVSTIMITGGTGGFMNLVRPCLMACPIVFLLLSRKWVAAARFAVTYAILFALELTVLPLLTGTWNFILGAAVGIYTHMLPGFIMGYYLVSTTTVSEFVAAMERMRVPEKIVIPVSVVFRFFPTVKEEYASIRDAMKMRGISTLRSPMKMLEYRVVPLMMSIAKIGEELSAAALTRGLGAPQKRTNICKIGFGPLDIFFFLLAIPCWVGFFIC; encoded by the coding sequence ATGGATGCGGCGGTTACAACGCTAAAATTTGAAAGCAAAGCTGTTATTCCCACCGATCCGAGGACAAAACTGTTTTTGACTGTTACAGTCAGCACCATTATGATTACCGGCGGCACGGGCGGATTTATGAACCTGGTTCGCCCGTGCCTCATGGCGTGCCCGATTGTATTCCTGCTCCTTTCAAGGAAATGGGTGGCCGCAGCCAGATTTGCAGTTACATACGCTATTTTGTTTGCGCTGGAATTAACGGTATTACCGCTGCTCACTGGTACATGGAATTTTATCCTGGGAGCTGCGGTCGGGATTTATACGCATATGCTTCCCGGATTTATCATGGGATACTATCTGGTGAGCACGACAACTGTCAGTGAATTTGTTGCAGCTATGGAGCGGATGCGTGTTCCCGAGAAAATAGTGATTCCTGTGTCCGTGGTGTTTCGCTTCTTCCCGACGGTAAAAGAGGAATATGCGTCTATACGAGATGCCATGAAGATGCGCGGCATCAGTACTCTCCGCAGTCCCATGAAGATGCTGGAATACCGGGTGGTTCCTCTGATGATGTCGATTGCCAAGATCGGAGAAGAACTGTCTGCGGCGGCTCTCACACGAGGGCTTGGAGCGCCGCAGAAACGGACAAACATTTGTAAAATTGGCTTTGGGCCTTTGGACATTTTCTTTTTCTTGCTGGCGATACCCTGTTGGGTCGGTTTCTTTATTTGTTAG
- a CDS encoding ABC transporter ATP-binding protein, translated as MKQKSWISIVFSFASQCRGKIALSVLCAIISVVAGLIPYWSVYQIITLFIGGSPVMAEVWKWCWIGLGAYAIRFLLYGISTSLSHISAYTILENIRLTLAQRLMKAPLGTVIGESVGKLKSVLVDRVETIELPLAHMIPECISNLLLPVAVFVYLVCIDWRMALAMLVTVPLAFIAFAMMMKNFNKLYADYMESNNYVNGVIVEYVEGIEVIKAFNQSSSSYEKFTKAVKSFKDYTLKWYQSTWKLMNFISAVLPSTFLGTLPIGMYLYWTGSLAPQDLVMCLILSLGIVGPLMNFTTYVNETKTVEYAVHDVDKLLHVEELPDTGKPVDVQSKDIQLQDVSFSYDKESGKQVLSHINLKIPEGKFTALVGPSGGGKSTIARLIARFWDVNDGKITIGGVDIRSMPLAQLADIVSFVTQDNFLFNCSIKENIRLGNPDATDEEVYAAAKAACCDEFIQKLDNGYDTMAGDAGNRLSGGEKQRISIARMILKNAPIVILDEATAFTDQENEEKIQQSIAALTKGKTLLVIAHRLSTIKNADQIIVLQNGQVENTGTHQQLLDGDSLYRDMWEAHIGAQNWSAGSGKGGN; from the coding sequence ATGAAGCAGAAAAGCTGGATTTCTATTGTGTTTTCCTTTGCTTCACAGTGCCGGGGCAAGATTGCCCTGTCCGTCTTATGTGCGATCATCAGTGTGGTTGCCGGACTGATACCCTATTGGAGTGTTTACCAAATTATCACGCTCTTTATCGGCGGTTCACCTGTGATGGCAGAGGTTTGGAAATGGTGCTGGATCGGACTTGGCGCTTATGCGATACGCTTCTTGCTCTATGGTATTTCAACGAGCCTGTCCCACATATCTGCCTACACTATTTTGGAGAATATTCGTTTGACCCTTGCCCAGCGGCTGATGAAAGCGCCGCTGGGGACAGTCATCGGAGAGTCTGTGGGTAAGTTGAAAAGTGTATTGGTAGACCGTGTGGAAACGATTGAGCTGCCACTGGCCCACATGATCCCGGAGTGTATCTCCAACCTGCTGCTCCCCGTGGCAGTCTTTGTTTATCTGGTCTGCATTGACTGGCGTATGGCTCTGGCTATGCTGGTGACTGTGCCTCTCGCTTTTATCGCCTTTGCCATGATGATGAAGAATTTTAATAAGCTCTATGCCGATTACATGGAGTCCAACAACTATGTGAATGGCGTGATTGTAGAGTATGTGGAGGGCATTGAAGTTATCAAGGCGTTTAATCAGTCCTCCAGTTCCTATGAAAAATTCACAAAGGCGGTTAAATCTTTCAAGGACTACACCCTTAAATGGTATCAAAGCACCTGGAAGTTGATGAACTTTATTTCTGCGGTATTGCCTTCCACCTTCCTGGGAACGCTCCCCATTGGTATGTATCTCTACTGGACTGGAAGCCTGGCCCCGCAGGATCTTGTTATGTGCCTGATCCTCTCGCTGGGGATTGTAGGCCCACTGATGAACTTTACCACCTATGTCAATGAAACGAAAACGGTTGAGTATGCTGTACACGATGTAGACAAGCTGCTCCATGTGGAAGAACTGCCCGATACTGGAAAACCAGTGGATGTGCAGTCCAAAGACATTCAGCTTCAGGATGTTTCGTTCTCTTATGATAAAGAGAGCGGTAAACAGGTGCTTTCCCATATCAATCTGAAAATCCCGGAGGGAAAGTTTACGGCACTTGTCGGCCCGTCCGGTGGGGGTAAGTCCACCATCGCCCGCTTGATTGCCCGTTTTTGGGATGTGAACGATGGAAAAATCACCATTGGCGGTGTGGACATTCGCAGTATGCCGCTGGCCCAGCTTGCCGATATTGTCAGCTTTGTTACACAGGATAACTTCCTGTTCAACTGCTCCATCAAGGAAAATATTCGGCTGGGAAACCCTGATGCTACGGACGAAGAAGTATATGCGGCAGCAAAAGCCGCCTGCTGTGATGAATTTATACAGAAATTGGACAATGGCTATGACACGATGGCCGGGGATGCGGGGAACCGGCTTTCAGGCGGTGAAAAACAGCGCATTTCTATTGCCCGCATGATTTTGAAAAATGCCCCCATCGTGATTTTGGACGAGGCAACCGCGTTCACTGATCAGGAGAACGAAGAAAAAATCCAGCAGTCTATCGCTGCTTTGACAAAAGGGAAAACGCTGCTGGTCATCGCACATCGTCTGTCCACCATCAAAAATGCCGATCAGATTATTGTCCTGCAAAACGGGCAGGTTGAGAACACAGGTACTCATCAGCAGCTTTTAGATGGCGACTCTCTCTATCGGGATATGTGGGAGGCGCATATCGGAGCGCAGAACTGGTCTGCCGGTTCCGGGAAAGGAGGTAACTGA
- a CDS encoding helix-turn-helix transcriptional regulator encodes MYRQRLGDAVREARMNLDLSQNTLAERSHVSLRTISDIETYKANPRFDSLCSLASYLNISIDAVIKDRKNNSGSTTMQQILIELESCSEEEQVIVLQTLRGLLKGLHTRTENPT; translated from the coding sequence ATGTATAGACAACGATTGGGGGATGCTGTAAGAGAAGCCAGAATGAATTTGGATTTATCGCAGAATACGCTCGCTGAACGGTCCCACGTATCCCTTCGTACTATTTCAGATATTGAAACTTATAAGGCGAACCCTCGTTTTGACAGTCTCTGCTCCCTGGCGTCCTATCTGAACATTTCTATTGATGCGGTGATCAAAGACCGTAAGAACAATAGCGGCAGTACGACGATGCAGCAGATCCTGATAGAATTGGAGTCCTGCTCCGAAGAAGAGCAGGTTATTGTGCTGCAAACGCTGCGAGGCCTCTTGAAAGGACTACATACCCGGACAGAGAACCCCACATAA
- a CDS encoding winged helix-turn-helix domain-containing protein: protein MKIYMEPQQIRYLGFFLDMLQRKVMVEEKEVLLTAREFDVLAVMARHPGRVYTYAQICHMIYGETDVGEEMYSSAYCLIGSLRKKLEKDTRHPRYLHTVYGVGYRFEIA, encoded by the coding sequence GTGAAAATCTACATGGAGCCGCAGCAGATCCGATATCTGGGATTTTTCCTGGATATGCTCCAGCGTAAGGTTATGGTGGAGGAAAAAGAGGTGCTGTTGACTGCTAGGGAATTTGATGTCCTTGCTGTCATGGCCCGGCATCCGGGACGTGTGTATACCTATGCGCAGATCTGCCATATGATCTATGGAGAAACGGATGTAGGGGAAGAAATGTACAGCAGTGCTTACTGTCTGATCGGCAGCCTGCGGAAGAAGCTGGAGAAAGATACACGGCATCCCCGGTATCTTCATACCGTATATGGTGTCGGGTATCGGTTTGAGATTGCATAA